The Teredinibacter sp. KSP-S5-2 genomic interval CTGACTCCAAAAGCAAAATTGATCTGCTGTGCAATTCGAGGGTCTCCGAAACGAGGGTTTCGATATTTCATTTCCAGAATTGCATTAATGACATCTTGAGATGGCCCTTTAGGGCCAGGTTTTCTTTTGGATTTTGAAGAGTAGAGTAATTGGTATTTCTTTTCCTTAAGCGCTTTATGAAAACGAAGAATTGTGGCTGGCTTTAAGATAATCGCGTTTTTAATGATGCGCTGAAAGCTTAGGTATTGGGCACACCAACCAAGAATAAATCGGTCTTCCGGTGTTAGATTGGGTGCGCGTTTATGCTTTCTGGACAGAACAAGAAGCTGCTTTCGTAAAGTAATGTTTTCCGCAACAATGGCTTTAGCTCCACTAGGAAGTAGAGACTTGAATACCGTGGTCAACACAGACCAAAAAGAGAAGAGCCAAATTCGCATGGCGGGCGATCATATTCTATACAGGAAAATATGGCAAACAATCAATGAAGTGAGAATTATTGCCAACACGCTCTGGTTGTCCATCCAGTTCTATTGGGAAATAGACATTTTTTCAAGAATGGGGTCTAATGAGAAACGAAAATGAATTCTGTGTTTTTCCAAGCGTTAGAAAGTAAGTTGCTGAAAACCAAGGAAAAACTGTCTCCTCATTGAGTGCATAGAAGACCCGGAAAGTTCCGTTATGTACTCAGGCAGCTTTTCCCCGGCCAAGAACCTTCCTCAACCTAGCTTTCAGCTTGTTAACACATTGAATTTAAATAAGAAACTTTGCGGGTGAGAATCGTTCTTATCCGGGTATATACGGAATTCCGTATAACATACTGATACACGGCCTCGCTCGCTGCGCGACCTCGGCCATGTATCGGGTCGGTGCTCAATTTTTTGTCGCAGATAGTTGTCCGCGCAGTGCTATAAATTGAGTAAGAATTAATTTTAAACTAAGAAGTGGTTGGCGAGAATAGGCGAGCGCGTCCGCCTATCAATCTGCTCCAAAAGTTCACCCCTGCGGGGTGACATTGAGCACCGACCCGTTAGCTAACCGAGTTACCCACGAAAAGTAGACACCAGTTAAGCGTACTTTTTGTGGGTACGAGTACAAAGAATACTTCGTACCTAGACTTTGATTCGATGCACTCCTCACTCACTAGAATTATCTTTAATAAGAGTCGACATAATGAAGTATCTGCCTGTGATTACCAATATTTTTATATTGATTCCTCCTCTCTGACCTGATTGTGAAATTGGTGCTGGCACCGGCTCTTGAGGTTCGACAAAGCCTGGGCGTCAGTGACGTATAAAAGCGAGGCTTACACGTCTGTTGATATATTTATAAAGTTGTCAACAAATGGTTTAGCTGTTTTTTATTTCTATTGTATTCAAAAGTTTTCTTACGCTTTCACTTATTCTTTGTTTGCGCTCGTGGTCGGAAATCTCTGTGGTGGTGTGAACCTGGATAGCGCCTCGCCAAACCGCACGTTCAATAATAGGGTCAACAATAGCAATAATAAGAATCCCGGATTTGGCTGAACTGCTAGAGTTAAGGCCAGGGTATATTTTAAAAAGCTTAATTAGCTCTTCTGATGCGGGAGAGCCTTCAACGAGCAATGAAGATATAACTTGGTATCTGGTCGATCCGGGTGGATGGATGATATTTAATTGTTTTGCTGCGAGTTCTATTGCAATCTCAGAGTGGCTATATTTTACCCAGTCTTTGGGGATTTCATTGCCAGACAACCGATAAGAATCCGGGTGCCAACTTAAGTTTGTTCCTTTTGACAGCGGTAAGTCAGGTGATTGTACAGCGGTTATTGAATTTTTTCCGAGCCCAGAGTTCTGGGGTGTGGAAGAAATATTCTGCTGGTTAGAGCAGGAAGAGAGCCCCCAAAATAAAAAAAACAAAGCTATTTTTTTCATGTTAAGTTCCAGAAGATAGTTGAATGCATGACTTTTTAAAATACACGTGTGCAATAATTCTCGATCTGAGATTGCCAGTCCCATCTATGATAGCTTTTCTAATAAAAACGGCAAGAAGTATATAGCAGGGCACTGTTGTTTTTTGGGGGTAGCGTTTTTTAAACTGGTTCCTAAAAATCAATGAATTTAAACCAAAAAATTGCAGTTGAAAGAATCCACTACAGTAGCTTAGGCGACGTTAGAAAATCAGGCCTGGAAATTGTCGGTATTATATTTCATATTTAGGATTCTTCGTTAAATTGATTCATTTAACTCGTGAAATGACCATGTCGGGTCTTGGTATTGTGACAGAGTACGATAGTCGAGATAATATTTTTAGTCCCGAAGATGGGTATCAATACAAGCTTGAATGGCTGTTAAATAGAGATTTTTTTGGTAGCGACTTGGATTTTGATAAATACAGCTTCAAAGGGCTTAACTACTGGCGATTAAATAAGAAATTTCGAGCAGGCTTGCGTATAGAAAGCGAAGTTGCTGATACAGATGAGTTTATTACACCTATGGCGACACCGTTTGTCGACCTAAGGGGAATACAGTCGATGAGATACCAGGGTAAGTATGTTGCTATGACTGAAACGGAGTTGACCTGGGATCTTGACCATCGATGGAGTATTAAAGGTTTCGCTGGTGTTGGCAGAGCAGGGAACGATATGGAAGGGATCCGTGAATCTGCTAATAGGGAAACTTATGGCGGTGGGTTCAGGTATGTTGTGGCCAGGCGATATGGATTTAGAATGGGGATCGATGTGGCAAGAGGACCAGAAGACACCGTATGGTATATTCAAGCAGGTACAGCTTGGTAAAAAATATTAAGTATAAGGTTATATTATCAATTTTTAATTGATAGGCAGATTGCATTCTCTGTAATGTTTCAGAAAACGAATAGTTTGAGAGCATGTGCGTAAGTGTTTTTTAATGCGCAGAAAAGGATAAATCTCACCTTTAGTTTGTCTCTGGACAATTATCCGGCTGATTAGCTATAAAATCTTCTTCGCTGGGGGTACTATTAAGCTCTGATCGATGGTTATGTCTGGTGGAGGCTTGTGAGTAGGTGTCAATTTATATATGTCGAGTTGAAAATGGTAGGAAAAAAGCGAAATTTCATCTTGCTACAGAGGAATGGGCATTGCCAGCGTTATTCAGGGTGTTTGAAGATTGGTTAGAAAATGAATCTGACAGCCTGGATGACGAAAATAGAGTGGTTGAATGGATTGTCGATATTGGGTTTGTGGCCAGAGAAAATGTGTGTGGAAATGGCCCAACTATATCGCCGAGATTAATGCAAACCTGTGTAAATCATAATATATCAATACATTTAGCGGAGTACGGAGATTAATTATTCGGGCCACCAATTAAGAATAAGATATTCTTCTGGTTTTAAGTTGGTTGTTCGATCTTTATATTGGGAAACCTAAGAGCAACTCTAAACAAGCGTTGCTCCACCATCGCAAACAATGGATGTTCCGGTCAAGTAACTGTCTTCAAGAAGAAACAAATATGGGTTGGACATTTTAGCATCGCTCCCCAACCCCAAGGGGATTTTATCGTGTAGTTCTTCCAAGGTTTTGTAGCCTGGGGAAACCGAGTTAACTCTGAGCGGGGCGAGTTCTACGGCAAGGGCTTTGCATAGTGAGTCCACTGCGCCAGCAATAATACTCATCGTCGAATAACCACTGTATGGGCGGACGCCTAATGTTCCAGAGGTTAAGGTAATACTGCCATTTTTGTTGATGTTTTTTCGCGCGAGCTTTGCAAAGTTGTACTGTCCCCAGAATTTTGTTTCAAATGCGGATCGAACATCTTCTGGATTGAGTTCCAGGAATGAGCCAGAAACGAGGGGTGATTTGACCGTAAGTACAAGATGATCGATGTTGCCAACAATTTTTAGTAGATTCTTAATATCTTCTTCTTTGGTTATGTCGACTGAATAAAAAGTACTGCTATGAAGTCCGCTCAGGTTTTTAAGTTCACTTTGTTTTTCCTTTGCCGAGCGTGATGCAATAATAACGTCAGCACCTTTGAGTTCCAGTTTTTTAGCCAAGTTTAAGCCTATCCCGGAGCTTCCACCTACTATGAGTACTTTTTTGTTTTTCATGCGTGTCCTTTTTTGATGTTTTAACTGCTTGATGCACTTATTGGTAGTTGACCAGCATATTGGTCATCTGGGTAAATAAACTAGGTGTAAGCGTTACTTAATAATTCGGTTTATTCCCGGTGCGCGATGTTAAGTTATTGTTCTTCCTCATGGGTGTCAAAAAATAAAATACGATGACATAATTTTTGTTATCAGCTTTAATGAATTTTGTTACTAGGTATTTTCCTCATAAAAAATTCACATTGCATATGTTTTACAGGGTATATGTGCTGATCGAAAAGAATTTGTAACAATGTTCAATCGGCTTCTTTCCTCTCGTAAACGAGTTCGATGCATATCCAGGTATTTGGACACGAATATTTGGAAACAGATGAACAGTCTTATCGGTTTAGCTTTTTTATCCTGCCGTGTGTTATATAGAAATTATTCTTGACCTTACCACGTTGGGAAGGTCTATGATCATGGAAAATCACCACACGAAGCCGCTACGGAGGCAAATGATGGGTAGTCAAATCAAAACAAATTCATCGCATACCTCGACGATAAGTCTCCCAATTGAAGGTATGGGCTGTGCTTCCTGCGTTGGACGAGTGGAAGGGGAGCTTAAAAAGGTTAGCGGTGTAGAGTCCGTGACAGTGAATCTGGCAACTGAACGCGCCGATGTTCGTTCAACTTCATCTCTGGATCGACGGCAGCTTATTACGGCGGTCGAAAAAGCCGGCTATTCGGTGCCGTTGTTTACCACAGAGTTGGTTATTGAGGGGATGAGTTGTGCTTCCTGTGTTGGCCGTGTGGAAAAGGCGCTCATGGCCGTCCCAGGTGTGATTGAGGCGAATATCAATTTTGCCAGCGAACAAGCACACATACGTGGTAGCGCGGACAGCGAAACGCTTATCGCTGCGGTGGCAGATGCGGGTTACTCGGCAAGTGTGTTGGAGCAGGCCTCCGGGATAGAAACCGATACGCTCGCAGAAAAAAAGGAAGCTGAGCAAACGAAGCTTAAACGAGATCTGCTCATTGCTGCGGTCCTGGCTTTTCCTGTCTTTGTATTGGAGATGGGAAGCCATCTGATTCCAGGTTTTCACCACTGGATAATGAATACTTTTGGGTTGGCAGCAAGCTGGTACTTTCAGTTTTTGATGGCGACAGTTGTGCTATTTGGTCCGGGGCTGCGTTTTTTCAAGAAAGGGGTGCCCGCTCTCTTACGCGGTGCACCGGATATGAATTCTCTGGTGGTGCTCGGCACATCTGCTGCTTGGGGCTATTCAGTTATTGCGACTTTCTTCTACGGTATCCTGCCGTCTGGTACAGCAAATGTTTATTACGAAGCTGCCGCGGTTATCGTTACGTTAATTCTGCTTGGTCGTTTTTTGGAGGCCCGAGCGAAAGGGCGAACCTCTCAGGCCATCACTCGGCTTGTTGGTCTGCAGGCCAAGACAGCCAGGGTCCGAAGAGCGGGCCAGTCGGTCGAAACACCTGTAAGTGACGTGCAGTTGGGGGATCTCGTGGAGGTTCGCCCTGGTGAACGTATACCGGTTGATGGCGAAGTGACGGATGGAGAGAGTTACGTCGATGAATCGATGGTCACTGGTGAACCGGTTCCAGTGGTTAAGGTACAAGGTAGTTCGGTAGTGGGGGGGACGATCAATCAAAACGGTGCGCTTCTTTTGAGCGCGACTGCTGTGGGTGGGGCGACGGTTCTTGCACAGATTATTCGTATGGTTGAGGAGGCTCAAGGGTCGAAATTACCGATCCAAACGTTGGTGGATAGGGTGACGATGTGGTTTGTACCGGCGGTTATTGGGGCGGCATTACTCACTTTTCTGGTCTGGTTTTTCTTAGGGCCGTCACCGGCACTGAGCCTTGCGCTGGTCAATGCGGTGGCTGTGCTCATTATTGCCTGTCCATGTGCAATGGGGTTGGCAACACCTACCTCCATTATGGTGGGCACCGGGCGGGGTGCGGAGATGGGGGTACTGTTTCGCAAGGGGGAAGCGCTCCAGTTGTTAAAGGATGCCGATGTTGTTGCCGTAGACAAGACCGGTACGCTGACTGAAGGTAAGCCCGCACTGACTGACCTGGAAGTTATCGATGGCTTTGAGCAAAACCAAGTCCTTGCCCAGATTGCGGCGGTCGAGGCTAAGTCTGAACACCCCATTGCTCGCGCCATCGTTGAGGTGGCAAAAGCGCAAAATCTATCTCTCCCCGGCGTTGATCGCTTTGAAGCTGAGACCGGTTTTGGTGTCAAAGCGCAGGCCGATGGTGTATCAATTCAAATCGGTGCTGATCGTTACATGAAAAAACTCGGTCTTGAGGTGGCGCCTTTCAGCGAGATTGCTACGCGTCTTGCGAATGAAGGCAAGTCAGCACTTTATACTGCTATCGGTGGAAAGCTGGCTGCGATTATTGCGGTATCCGACCCGATTAAAGCGTCAACACCGGAAGCGGTTGCACAACTACATCGTCTCGGCTTAAAAGTCGCGATGATCACGGGAGATAATCGACGCACTGCCGAGACGATTGCAGTCAAGCTGGGAATCGATGAAGTGGTGGCCGAAGTACTGCCGCAGGGCAAGGTCGAAGCGGTGAAAGGATTGAAGTCCCGGTATGGCAAGCTCGCCTTTGTCGGGGATGGAATTAATGATGCACCGGCGCTCGCCGAGGCGGATGTGGGGATCGCAATTGGAACGGGTACGGATATCGCGATTGAAGCTGCGGATGTGGTGCTTATGTCTGGTAACCTCAAAGGCATCCCAAACGCGATTGCTTTGTCAAAGGGTACTATCCGCAATATTAAGCAGAATTTGTTCTGGGCATTTGCATACAATACGGCGTTAATTCCTTTGGCGGCTGGGGCGCTCTATCCTGCATTCGGCGTTTTGCTTTCACCGATTTTTGCCGCTGGTGCGATGGCGCTATCTTCGGTTTTTGTATTGGGTAATGCATTGAGATTGCGAACGTTTCGTGCTCCCGTCGAGGTAGAATAAACTGCGGTTAGCCGGTTTGATTTTGTTTGCAAGGTTATCGACGATACCAATTTGCCATTGAAAGGGTGAGGGTAAAAAAAGCAATGATGAACATAGGCAAAGCTGCTGCGGCATCCGGCGTGTCGGCGAAGATGATTCGCTACTACGAATCTATCGGATTAATACCCGAAGTGTCACGATCTGAGGCCGGTTATCGGGAATATAGTGATAACGATGTGCACACGTTACGTTTTATCCGGCGTGCTCGTGATTTAGGGTTCTCGGTTGAGCAAATGGTTGAGTTACTTGCTCTCTGGCAAGACCGGAATAGAGCAAGTGCAGATGTTAAACGCATCGCACTGGAACATGTTGCGGAACTGGAGCGCAAGGCTCGGGAACTGCAGGAAATGAGTAAGACCCTTATGCACCTGGCAGGGAGTTGCCACGGTGATTCCAGACCGGATTGTCCGATTATTCGTGACCTTTCTGAAGATGGAACCGCGGAGGAAATGCGAGAAATCTCGCGAGCACATTTTGGTGTGACGGGCATGGAAGCCGATCGTACTCAGCGACAGGTAAAAAGATCACTCGGACGATCAACGCGTTCCCGAAAATAACGTGACCTCGCTATTTCTGAATTCCTTTGCTTGTGATGGATTTCTATCGATACATCTCAAAAAATCGTCTCAATTCTTGATGTTAAGTCATCGGCGGTCAAAAGATAAAAAATGAAAATAATGAAGGCTAAATTCGTTGTGTTGTTATAACACTCTTAAAGTGTCTGCATTTCCGATGAGGAGAATCGCAAGTAATAAATGCAAATATGTTTACAATCGACGACCTTGTACTACGTCTATGGTGATATACAGGCTTTGTGGACAAAAACCGCAATTTGGACTGTAAACGTAGAATACTTGCATTAAATTCAATACTTAAGTCTATTGGCGGGCTATTATTCTAATCTGCTCAAATCCTCGAATTTCGTTGCGATTTTGAGGGTAGACCCGTTAAGTACATAGGAAAATATAACGTTGTACACATTGAATCAAATATTAGGAACTACATTGTTGGGTGGTCCGCTTGCCGGAATCCACTTGATGGTAAAAAATTACTATGTTTTTGATATGCCAATGCAGATGAAATCTATGCGGCTTTATGGCTACTCAATTACTGCATTAGTGATCTTTGGGTCAATCTATCTTCCGGAAAATACACCGGGTATTGGGTTTGCTGCAATTATTGCCGGAATAATTCGAATGATTGCAAAAGAAAAACAAGGAGAGCTGATCGATGTTTTTTTTGAAAAGGGATTCGCTAAGGAATCAAATTGGAAATGTTTTGGTATCGGTTTGATTTTTATGTTAGCAACATTTTTTGCGTTGTTTTTGGTGATTTTTATGATGTCTATATATACTCCGATGCTTCTTCCGGAGTGGTTGTTAGAGGATGTTTAACTCACAACAGTGTATTACGTTGTTGGAGATGGTTGATGCGTTCAGTTGTTGTTTGGCTGCCATATATTATTAAATAGAATATAAAGGGTGTACTTATGGGTAAAATAAAGCTTGTTGTATTTTGGTTTTTTTCTGCACTGACACTTAGTGCGTGTGTGGGTAGTGTCCCATATAAAAACAGCCAGAATCAAACGATTCCAAAAGCTCCATCTGATAAAGCTCAAATTGTATTTCTAAGAAGCTCCTCAACTTTTGCTGGCGGAAAAATACCTGCGGTATTATTTGATGTGTCCGGAGAAAAGGAGGTTGTAATTGGTGCAATTCCCAATAGAACAAAACTTGTTCACTTGGCTGAGCCGGGAAACCACTATTTTATGGTCCATTCCAATGAGGCCGCTGACTTCTTGGCCGCGGAGCTGCTTCCAGGTAAAACGTACTATGTTCTGGTTCGGCCTTTTCCTGGTGCTGCCACATACAGATTTAGCTTTGCTCCATTTAGAAACAGCTCCTCTGATGAATTTAGTTTGCAATCAAATCGTTTTAAAGAATGGCTAAACTCAACAACTGTTGTCGAACCCACAGATGAAACATACGTTTGGTATCAGAATAATTCTGTTGATGTTAAAACAAAGCGCGAAAAGTACTGGCCAGTATGGTCAGATAAATCTGAGGCGCAACGTGATAGCCAAACAATGAATAAAAATGATGGTGTTTAGGCGTAAACTCGTAAGATATAGCCTCGTTTGCTACTTTACCTCGATCAATAATTTTGCGATTATGGGGTGGGTATGAATCTGATGGGCAGCTTGGTTGTGTACATCTCGTTCAGCTACATCCAAAATTTTGAGCATAATTAATAATAAATAGTTCACTCCCGGCATGGTATATGTCGGGTTGATGCCCCTTTGTTCGTCTTATTAATGATATTGTATTTTACGGGAGTTTTATTGGGCCGAGTTAGGATTAATACTACGGAAACACTATTGCGAAAAAATGCTTTTTTGCGCTGAATAGGTTTTTGTTAGTCAATATCTACGGTTCAATTCTTTGCTAACAACTTACAGGAGTAACGATATTATGTCTAGAATACAGTTAGCCCGTTGGAGTGGGGTGGTTTATTTGCTCCTTATAATAACTGGTATATTTGGTATAGTTTATGTGCCCACAGTTATTATTGACTGGTCTGATCCTGCTGTAACTGCGTCGAATGTCCAAACAAAAGAGTTTTTATTTCGAATGGGCATATTTTCAGAGTTGATATGTTTTATTTTATTCATTGTTTTGCCTCTAATGCTGTACAAGCTTCTACATACAGTAAATAGGGATGCGGCAATATTGATGGTGGTATTTTCTTTAATTAGTATTCCCAGTACCTTAAGTAATGTAGTTAAGCATATTGACATTATATTTCTCTTGGAAGAGCACGCATATCTTCAGGTTATTCCATTGGAACAGTTGCATGCGAAGATAATGTATTTATTTGGGTCGTATAATAATGCAACGTTGGTGTCGAATATTTTTTGGGGTGCATGGTTAATACCTTTTGGTTTTTTGGTCTATAAGTCAAACTTTTTGCCTAAGCTAATTGGCGTATTTCTTGTCCTTGGCGGGGTAGGGTATTTTCTGGAATTTGCCCTAAAGTTCATTTTCACCATAGATCAGGTTCCTTGGTATGTTACTTTGCCAAGTAGTATCGGGGAGTTTGGTGTTTGTCTCTGGCTGTTGATCTTCGGCGTGAAAAAAGAAGTGATAGCTTGATAGTACGCATTCTTGATTTTATTGAGATTCAAAAGAGTCGAGTGTTTTCGACTTATTTTGAATCTCATCTTTAAAGTCTATTTACTCCTGATTCTTTTCCTAGGTCTACAAATCATACTATCCATCAGCAATATGGTTTTTTTTGGGGATTAATATAATGGTATTTACCGCCTTTTTGCCGGAGTGATGAAAATATCCGGTGTTTCGTCACTAGTTCCTGAATACTATATGCGTTTGCAGCTTCTGTGCAGTTGTTTAATGTTTTGTTGAAGGCGCTGGATTGATTAGTAATTCTACCAGTCTTTCTGCAGAAACTGGTGGGCTAAAGAAAAATCCCTGGGCGCATTCACAGGCTGTTGATTTTATGTAGGACATTTGTTTCTCTGTTTCTACACCTTCGGCCGTAATCTTCATATTTAAGGTGCCGGCCAAAAGTATGATTGTGTCAATAATGGCAATGTCTTCCGTATTTTCAGGAATGTTCTTAATAAAACTTCGATCTATTTTAATTCTATGTATGTTTAGCTTTCTAAGGTAACTTATAGAAGAATAGCCTGTACCAAAATCATCTATCGCGATTGACGCTCCTAAGTCTACTAGTGCATCAATTGTTTTTATTGATTTATTTACGTCCTTCATTACCGCCGTTTCAGTGAGTTCCAGCTCGAGATAACAGGCATTCATTCCTGTTTCGTCTAATATGTCTCTTACCTTACTGGCGTAATCGTCAGTGTCCAATTGCAATACCGATATGTTGACTGACATGTTTAATGGCGGTAGGCCTGCTTGGCTCCAGGCCACGCTTTGTCGACATGCTTGTCGGAGTACCCAGTCTCCAATTTGGGTGATAATGCCTGTTTCTTCTGCGACAGGAATAAAGTCGGTTGGCGATACACAGCCGAGCACTGGGTTGTTCCATCGCAATAATGCTTCTACACCGATAATTTCCCCAGAACTTAAATTGAACACGGGCTGATAGTGCAAAACAAGTTCGTCATTTTTAAGTGCTTGTCGCAACAGATTGCTTATCAGAAGTTTATTTCGTACTAGTTGGTCCAATGCAGGGGAGAAGAATTTAAATGTGTTTTTTCCCTGATGCTTGGCGTGATACATGGCGGCATCTGCATTTCTAAGTAAGTCTTCTCTGGTAACTCCGTCATTTGGGTAAATTGCTACACCAATACTGACGCTGACAAACATTTCGTGCCCTTGTAAATTGTAGGACGATTGCATGGACTCAATAATACCTTCTGCCAGGGTCCAAATTGAGTCTTCGGTTTGCAGCGGTTCAACGATGACAACAAACTCATCACCGGAAATTCTTACCAAAGTGTCGTCAGAACTGAGGCTGAAGTTGATACGTTGAGATACTTGCTTTAACAGTTCGTCGCCGCAGCTATGGCCGTAGGTATCGTTTACTTCCTTGAAATTGTCTAAATCAATAAACAGTACAGCTGCCATTTTTTTATGGCGTTGAGCATGTTCTATTGCTTGTTCTAAGCGGTCGTAACCAAGGTAGCGGTTAGGTAATCCTGTTAAGTTGTCGTAAAAAGCCATACGCTTTATTGCTTGTTCCGCTTTTAAACGTCTGGTGTTTTCTCTTTTTAGATGGATTGCATTGCGGCTGACAATGAGAATCAGGGCAAAGGAGCTGACTATCATGAGTGTGAATAATTCATCGAGCTCCCAGTCCTCATGGGCTCGACTGAATTCGTACATCTGGTCAAATAGGTCATTTCGAATCGAGATGTAGAGCAATATTGCAGCGGATGCAACAATCGCAAATATCTCCCAGAAGTACTGAGACCGAAGGAGTAGGACTGCGTGAGGTTTGATTTTCTTCAAAACATCACGCATAACAATAGGATACCAAACCGTTTAACGCCTCGAGGCATGGGGACACAGCTCTTAGAATAAAACAAACAACTTTATTACAAAGGTTAGTTTAGTTTACGGGTGTCACAATGGTAGTCGATTAATAATTTCGGCCACAATCATGAATTAGGCGACAACGAGGAAGATTCTTGTGTGACTATCATGCTTTTCAACGAAAAAAACCGAAAAAACATGATAGATATAGTTGCCTGGTTTGGACGTTTGATATTTCGAATGGTTATGCTATCTCTTTTGAAGTGGGGAATAGCGTCTCATTTTTGAAACTAAGGGGCGAAATCATTCGCTCCTTAGGTCGCCGTATTAATTGCACAGGCCGTCTTCAGGTAGCAGGTGCTCATAACGTGAGTCGGTTAGTGTACGTAAAAAACATACTAGGCCTTCGACCTCATCGTTGCTTAATTTATTTCCATCTTGTAACTCAGTAAACGCGACCGTTTCTGGAACCTCGGGGTCTTTCCATGGGGTACCTGTCTCGGGGTTAATTACATGGTCTGAGTTTGTGAGGAAATGGTCATAAAATTGAATAACTGTTTTTAGTTCGCGAAAAACGCCATTGTGCATATAGGGTGCTGTTACCGCGACGTTCCTTAGCGTTGGTGTTTTAAATTTACCTCGTTCACTTATGTCTGTAACCGCATCATTGCTTAGTAGACCCTCATCAACGAATGATTCATCTTTGCCATTTCGCGCTCGTACATCCACATTTTTGGGAACGCCAATATTATGGTATTCATAGCTTGTGAATAGTTCGCCATCAGTGCCATTGGGCTTTAGCTGGTGGCAGGTGGCGCAGTTGGTAAATTGTTGAGAAAAGAAAAGCGATTTACCTAATGCGGCTTTTGATAACGGGTCGTAAATATATTCTCCTCGAAGAAACTGATCGTATTTGGAGTCAAAAGGAGCAAACTCATCGTTTTTTTCAAATTCAGCAATACTCTCAGCCATTGCCATATAAGCTGTGTCGATGTCGTCAAAAACATCTGGTCCAAATATATGCTCAAAGCTATCAACGTAACGACTATTTTCTTTTAGTCTGTCGACTACACTCGCCTTGTCCGGCATGCCCATTTCTATTGGATTCGTTGGTGGGCCTGCGGCTTGGCTCGCCAAATCGGTTGCTCGTCCGTCAAGAAATTGCCCACCAACAAAACCGTGATAATCGGGTTGCTGACTATTAAAACGAGGGTGAGAACCTGACGCGAACAGAGGGGCAAATCGTGCGTAAGCCGCGGTGGGTGTGTTGCGATCCCCCAGGGAAAATCCGTCATCGCCAAGGGATACGGCGTCCACCAAACCTTCTGGCCCCAGTCGATTGTCGATAAATGCATGGTCTGGATTGTGGCAAGTGGCACAGGATTGTGTTCGGTTAAACGAGAGGTTTGGGTCGGAATAGAGGGCTTCCCCAAGGGAGGACTTGGTGGTAAATGCCGGAGCTGAGGGCTCTGGCTCTGGAGGATTTGTCGATGAAGAACCTCCGCAGCCCGCTGCAAGGGCAATGCTTGTTGAGAGTGTCATTCGGTATATGAGCTTCAAGGTGTCCATTCTACGACCTCGTTTATCCAGCGAAATATTTTGATAGCTGCGGGAGAGCCGCATGCCGATTTGCGGGCGCTATCATAAACAAATTCTATCCGCTTTTGTAATAAAAATGCTATTGATAATTGTTATCAGTCGCATTAGTATCGCCACCCTGAAATAATTAATGCCAATACAAGGCATACATAAATCAATCAGGTTGCAAAGAGCAGTAAGCC includes:
- a CDS encoding putative bifunctional diguanylate cyclase/phosphodiesterase, with protein sequence MRDVLKKIKPHAVLLLRSQYFWEIFAIVASAAILLYISIRNDLFDQMYEFSRAHEDWELDELFTLMIVSSFALILIVSRNAIHLKRENTRRLKAEQAIKRMAFYDNLTGLPNRYLGYDRLEQAIEHAQRHKKMAAVLFIDLDNFKEVNDTYGHSCGDELLKQVSQRINFSLSSDDTLVRISGDEFVVIVEPLQTEDSIWTLAEGIIESMQSSYNLQGHEMFVSVSIGVAIYPNDGVTREDLLRNADAAMYHAKHQGKNTFKFFSPALDQLVRNKLLISNLLRQALKNDELVLHYQPVFNLSSGEIIGVEALLRWNNPVLGCVSPTDFIPVAEETGIITQIGDWVLRQACRQSVAWSQAGLPPLNMSVNISVLQLDTDDYASKVRDILDETGMNACYLELELTETAVMKDVNKSIKTIDALVDLGASIAIDDFGTGYSSISYLRKLNIHRIKIDRSFIKNIPENTEDIAIIDTIILLAGTLNMKITAEGVETEKQMSYIKSTACECAQGFFFSPPVSAERLVELLINPAPSTKH
- a CDS encoding cytochrome-c peroxidase, which codes for MDTLKLIYRMTLSTSIALAAGCGGSSSTNPPEPEPSAPAFTTKSSLGEALYSDPNLSFNRTQSCATCHNPDHAFIDNRLGPEGLVDAVSLGDDGFSLGDRNTPTAAYARFAPLFASGSHPRFNSQQPDYHGFVGGQFLDGRATDLASQAAGPPTNPIEMGMPDKASVVDRLKENSRYVDSFEHIFGPDVFDDIDTAYMAMAESIAEFEKNDEFAPFDSKYDQFLRGEYIYDPLSKAALGKSLFFSQQFTNCATCHQLKPNGTDGELFTSYEYHNIGVPKNVDVRARNGKDESFVDEGLLSNDAVTDISERGKFKTPTLRNVAVTAPYMHNGVFRELKTVIQFYDHFLTNSDHVINPETGTPWKDPEVPETVAFTELQDGNKLSNDEVEGLVCFLRTLTDSRYEHLLPEDGLCN